aaaataaataaaaattacttgccacaccatattaataaatttataatgttTGCCACTGCCGAATTGAtcgattttataaatgggagtgaacagtgaagataaacttttatgaaaaatatattgccaagctgattatagttggagtcaattgccaaaaatgcccaaccaaagttgccagaatttgGTGCGTGAAGAGGTGGGCTTGAGTTCAGTGATtctcaaagtgggcgatatcgcccctgGTGGGCGAAAATGATACAGagggggggcgaaaaagtcgaagggggcgatagggggacgatttcgcgaaacctgtttttgttcggcgcatcgtgcacttgattactgtactgcGTACATTCGTTGGtttgaatcatgtgggcgattGTCACACGcgaaaagattgctggactcgtctccatcgtaaggtacggtagtttgcgtatcccagtggtcggcaaaatacgaccggagtaaaataatctggcccgggacgcttcactgaatagacctttctccgacctttgaccgcggaaaattcttcctatactttaccattttgaaatttttgatgcttattttaagagtggtatCGCGAGTTgacgcctgtaaaatggggtatttgtttcaaactatcattctaattcataccattcaacaatctgttttttaaagtaccggtaaagaatttaagcctagtctatcacagctatttctacactaatttttgattactgcaattaaactgaaactcctaggaaTACAAAgtgattattaaattatttgatttatatttaaatttccgaaacacaactaaaaactgacaaatataattcaaaaacgcgaaaatgaggaaATGTTAAcgaccacgactgaaaatctgtctgagtgagaaaattGTCTGatcggatgcgaaagggggcattgttacgtttatttttgcatcttgctgattggccaatgtcatgaagtaaacaaggaaatctatgcacggggaaacatccattataCAGACAAAACGTCGGTTTTCgcgataaattaattttatttataatctacgctcaaggaaataattacattttttatgtaacagaatttatcatGAGACACGTTCAGAATaaactatataatatatatcctAACAATTCAGTGaacgtttaacgagcctacaatttaattataattagacaaatggcaacacaCAGAAAAATTGATGccgagtgcaggggttcaatatcGCAGTGAATATCCAcgtatattgcaatgcaataagaaaataaaattcatattctattcgagagcttcaccactgcttaatttttgtaagaatgtatcttcttaaagaaaatcttcatcaaaatttcacaaaccatgcgagaatattcacttcgatgtttggaaatACAtgtttgtgcgaacaattatttttgaaaatgaacattacaaagaactaggattagtgatgcccaaaTAGAAAATGtaccaatcttggcgtcgtaaaatTATctagcgtgatgcagcaacaacacagtgtcacattaaatgtcattgtaataattttttaataagacaaATGAGTTGATTTCatgaattgtcgcagttttcgcgcgctgttccgtttttaactttcaaaaaatatatgcgacccgcaaaagactagtaACCCtcaattttgtcccgcgagcgacataaaatttgccgacccctgagccgtagccgatagtcaaTCACGGCTCTTGCCACATCCGAGTCCaggaatctgaaacaaatggctgattaattctatggactggtgatcggactggaggccgtggtaggatgaggaatcgagGATAAATTTTACCGAAGatcgttatatatatatcatgtattttggtgcagatcatcaggctgtagggatgaatgagatgtacgaaaatcaatattatacgtttgagaaatttttaattaaaataaggctgaatttagggagttaaatgctataaggcaggggtggccaacacgtcgatcgcgatcgaccggtcgatcgccacgtctcgagcagtcgatcgcgtctgatgtgttttttttttgcaacagGGAGAATACAGTGctttacatgcgcaaaatacaacatacacatacagtatttgagtctgggcaagcccTATAAAGCATATTATCACGTAACAAATACAAGTTCTTTCGCTGTCAAGGTTTAAAAATGTAGCACCGAATATCGCGTGTCTAGACCAGCGTTGTCATATTGGCTTTTTAGGATTTAGCATTTGATGAGGCTCACTAAATCAACTGATGACTTTAAATAAGCATATTTTGAACTGTGCAAATCCACAATTGTGCTAGGAGTTTCAAATCATGAGGTTGTTGTACTTGTTGAAACTGTTGACTTTTtctgtcttgatttggctttttttcatcactgggatctggcaaccctggtctagactgacaaacgatcctacaaaGACTTCCGcagtatgcgaaagttattgtctcacttcAAGAGTAATGTGATAAATCAAAATGCTCAGTTTGTTCTAATTCTAAGCAAGCGAAGAATCGCGTTTGggggaaattgtaaattagatactgaagtttgagcagtcatgtaataTTCATGATTTAAGAATAattatttttcgctgtttggATAATACTTGGCATTTGGCAAGGtttcttgaagaattttcaacaacattttcaacacaaaattattattttgagtagATATTGATCATTAGTTATTTATCTTTAAAACGCTAGTTGAAAGACCTGAGTTGAATTctggttgggacacagggtAAATTTCTCGCAAACCATTCAAAGACACTCAAACCACACTAaccattcgtatgttggccttcacgttaacttcacagcagaacctcaacctatgataaattttgtatacacacgatacaaatcatagaataccaTAGCAAATTAAAACGAATgggagaatccaatatatctcGACTGGTCGCCTGattacaataataggtacaAGAGCTAAACTATACCGTCTACAACCCCCATAAGGTATTACACCACCCAAATAGAAACAAAGACCATGTATGTGTAATGTCAAGAATCCAACATTAAACAAAAAGagaacatgcgcatgcagatgtcAGAATGTGAATAGCCATTTGGAGCAAATATTATGCTACGCATGCTCCAGAACCCGACACACCAACATTAGATGTAGAATTAAATCATCGCAGTGTACCAAAGATAACAATACCTACCTGGTTCGTTTCTCAAACTGCATGGAAATGcggataaaatattttccaatcGGTTTACAGAAATAGGGATATTTATGAGTCAAACGCCATATTGAGATTGTCCAGAACGAATGTCGATCAGTGCAAAATCGtgcaataaaatattctttGCTACAAATTTATCACTCAGTGAAATTCAAACACGCCcggatttatattatttatgtaCACTTACTTTCTATCTTCGACTTGTTCGTAAACTTGAGTAGCATTTTATTAGTAGACTATGAACAATAGAGCGgttctcaaatatatgaacacgaaagccAAGACGAATTTGTTACCCACAAATCCCCAAAGGCCCTATCCTGAACGAAATGATAACTGTGGAACAGGTACCCTAACTTACCAGTATCTCTATCAGGGTGCCGGCGCACCAGAACTATCAAGGCTTTCCGGGTCGTGTGACAAGAGGGATTCATTCTTCGAGTCTCAACGTAAATTGAAATACTAATTAAATGATCCGAGTCACAGCTGTATTATCGAATTTTCTACAATATCAAAGTCTACCGTAGCTCCCCAAAAAATTCCTACTTTTGCTTAACACGAGAACCGCTACGAATTATTTTCTTCTAGCAACAACAAAAATCTTTAAACACTGTAAATTGATCCAGTAGTtgatgagaaaagcgattttttttacaaGAAGAAGAACAATACACAATGATCCAAATGTCCACTTCATGTCCAATAAGGCGTCGGTCACGCAAATATTCAACTTAAAACCCTAAGTCATAATAAGTTATGCTATTTTGCACCTATAGAAAAGTAGACTCAGGGGTATAACATCTGTGTCGATTTGAGTTTCAATAAAGTGTACTGGAATTTGAGATGTcacattcatatatatatacaggtcCACCAAAGCTAACATCTGCGCAAAGCTACATATAGTACTATGAGTTGTTTAAACTTGTAAGTTTGTTTATCTGCTATGAAATATAGTTATTACTGCCTAATTAGTAGGCTCAGTAGTTGGGAGGTTTCTTGATATgaatggctgtatatgcatactTTCACCAATCCCATTCTAGGGCTTGTATATTGGCACCAATTGAAATGGCAGACATCATCACTATATATATGCTTTTATGCTATTTTTACAGATAGCAAAATAGATATTCGTTGGGTACAGTCAAGCTTAAAAGAATTACCGCCATATACCCGAATAGGCACGTCCAATTACATTGTCGCTTAGCGACAATCATCGATTACAACACGACGAAGCTGAGGTACATAAATTCAGCAAAAAGAACGCAATTGCTGTAATAATAATGTATACTGAAATCTCTTTAACGATGAAACAATACAAAGTCAACTTTTCAGTTAGGCAACTAGCGTTCCAGAATTGCAGATGTTATCGGTTGTTCAAACACTAAACTAGTATACACATGCAGTGGTGCAAAATTCAGCAAAAAGAACGCAATTGCTGTAATAATAATGTATACTGAAATCTCTTCAACGATGAAACAATACATAGTCAACTTTTCAGTTATGCAACTAGCGTCCAGAATTGCAGATGTTATCGGTTGTTCAAACACTAAACTAGTATACACATTACACATGCGATCAGGTGATTCATAATTTCAGCGAGcgaatataaaaaacatttgtAAATATGGACATATAAAGACTGAGTTTGATATACAAATAAATGGTTTATGTAAAACTTCTAAACCAAATCTAGTTATAAACTCTTTAAGTTAAAATGAATATCTTAGTGCAGAACCTTTTattgaatgggtcaaaaattatatcgTATTATGAAAATGAAGACTGTGGGTCATAGATATTTAATGCGTTGCATCTTTTCCGCAACTTTtgtttctaaaaaaaaacaatcatgaatataatatatatcttaGAGAATTGATGAGAAATCAGGGAATgagtaaaaaaaactttgatgtGTGGTTCTCCAACTATAACATATATAAACCTTTTCAATGCTTCCGTTTTTCAGTTCAAATTTACCCCTCCCATAGTCTAAAATGCATATTTCCCGTACAGTAAAGCAActtcccgtcattcccgctttttgtgaaatttctcGTAGTTCCCGCAATTTGAAATTAgcaatttcccgtcgttcccgcttTTTATTGCATTCCCGTTTCcccgcattttagggccctaAATGCAGGaaacgggaatgacgggaacaTTTACTGAAAAGCgggaaaatgttacaaaaagcgggaatgacgggaaatcgcTCTAAGATATggtaaatttggaatttagtGCAATTACCCCGAACATGCACGCTCAAGTATAAACTTTCCCTTGCTTCCGCCTTTCAGTTCAAATTTACTGCACTCATActttaaaatacatatttccgGTACCCTAAAGCAACTTTCCGTAATTCCCGccttttgtgaaatttcccgtagttcccgcaatTTGGCATTGAcaatttcccgtcgttcccgtttCTCAAAATTTAAGGCCCTAAAATGCGGAAAACGGGAATGACGGAAAATTTTACTAAAAAGcggaaaatgttacaaaaagcgggaatgacgggaaatcgcTCTAAGATACGAGAAATATGTATTTCAGTGCAATTACCCCGTACATGCGCCTTCCAGTGCAAATTTACCCCACACATACTCTAAAATACATTTTTCCCGTACCCTGAAGCAACTTCCCGTCATTCTCGTCTTTTGTGACGAGTTTCACGCATTTTAAGGTTGCTTTTTTGTCCAATAGTTTATCTCCTGACTCGAATAGTTTATATTTCTATACTCCTTACTACTGCTTCGATATAAGTGGAATGTTTGTTGGACATTGAGCGTTATAAAGCTTGGTCGGTTCAATTGTATGTTTGCAAATGCCGTGGTAGCCGAAGCGTTGCATGATCAGCATTGTTCCGGCACTGCGTCGGCACGACATGCCGAAGATTGTATTGCAAGTGCATTTGCTATATAGTCCCAAAGTTGATATAACTTGACTCCATCTACTATCTCCACGatgaatttatataatttatatatccCAAGGTTACACACCCTGGATCCTGTTATCCCTACAATAAGCGGGTGAGCACAACTTCACGATTCCTATTGAATAGTTCGATCCTCGCCACCAGTCGCCTTGAGCCACCAACATTTTCTATTTTCCGCTCAACTCACATCAATTTAACGTGACCATTTCCCAATAGCAGGTAACTTGGGACGATGAGTTTCTGATTCTCTTTCCAAATAATAGCTCCGTTCCTCTTTTTTGTACTGATTCTGTTTCTTTCTGTTCTCCCAGTCCACCCGTCCAGCTTTTTATCTCTTCACGTTTGTTTCACTTTTGGTTGTTTTTACAGTATTCCCGTAGTAaatgtaccagattagggttatgccataattttattcggattttccttgttttaattCTATTAGGAGTTTAGGGAGGTgagttagccaagtgaatataccttcTGCTTATAAGCTTCCGTTCTTTTACATTTACAcaaacaacttgatgtgaagtaggcgaataaaattagttacctctatattggtagaCTTACTTTTGGGGTGCTGTTTTTACATCTTAATACTTTTGACACCATCGCCATGgcacacgtttttatttatcGACATTTTGTTACCCGACTTTAGTTCATAGCACTTCATTCATTCATCTGAAAACGTTGAATAAACTTCACAAGAACATTGCACTTGGCAGCGCACGTTTTGTGTAGCTGCTCTCAAACTCAAACTTACTGTCAATACGCGATATATAGCCCACTTATTCTTAGTTTGTAATAAGGCTGATTTAataattattacaatttttatcactaaaatactaacatgttttttttaattaattcgtGAATTGGCGAAACATTGTGGGTGACTTTGTGAACTTTGTCATTTGGCTTTGAagaataacaattttttactAATAGCAATTCCAGACTTGCTTCAAAGTATACATACCACAGGTAAATGTCGATCTGTTGAGCCAATGAGTCCGATTAACTGTAGAATATTTAACCTGCAAAACCATAGGAGCCAAGGACATATGTCAAGGTCGGGGTATGTGTACCGAAGGTAAATGTTGATCAAATGAGCACCATTTACTGCGCGTActtaaaattgcaaaacattAATTTTCCAAATTGCCGAACGGGGTTGGCTCATTTAGGTCTGTATTTTTACTGAGGCTCACATTCCACTTTTTTGCTTTTCGAGTTCTACTTTTATCGCTGTAATCAATACGATAAAGAGGATGCAGACAGATATTTATGAGtgaaaaaaacaaattgaactTTTCATTACCACCCAGAATTACAATTTATAACTaccgaataaaataaaatcacatCTTAAGCTAAACACAAAAACACGCAATCAAATTATATAGTCACTAGGTACAAACAAGCTTGATCGAACTACCGTCTTGTAATGATACGAATATACAGTTCATTGTCGCAACGACTGTGATTACAGCACGATGAACAATAGCGTGATATTGGCGAGATGTAAGCGAAAGAGAATAAAAATGACGATAAATAATCCGATACGATAATACGATAAAATTGTAACAATTatgtaatatttcatatttaaccTTGATACACGAAACAAATCTAACTACAGGCAGTTATGTAACTATTGTTGCAGAATTGCAGATTTCAAACAGTTACAAAGTCTATCAATTGTTCAAACAAAAACACATATAAAAACTAGATCAGGTGATTTATATTCAGCTACAAGCAAGTATAAAAGCGGGTCCGCATCAGCCATCCACACATACGCGGTTTGACATTTCTAATTGCACTTATAAATAGGTGATTCTAGAAATCGagcaaaatgtttaaaattcttttcatTGTATCTGTGTGCAGCGTCGTGGTGTTCGCCCAAGAGCGTACTTGCGGtgagatttcatttttttctttaatattgatgtgaattacaatattatttaagACCTTGAAATAAAAAAGGTCGAAATACTATAATAGGAAAACTGAAAAttaggaaattaaaaaaataagttCGATATTGGCGACTCGTTATAAAAAGAAATTGCAACTTTCGAATCGatatatctatattttttgTCTCAGTAAtagctaaatatttttttaccctTATAACCCCGTCTTatgattttctaatttttcagtCGCTCCCAGACATTTTGAATCCAGAGTATACCAGGTTAGTTCATATCATTAGAAAGCATTAGGATGCAATATATGGCTAAcagcaaatttaatttttcagtgACAATAACAAGTTTTTTACTTTGTATAGTATCAACTTAGCAGAATACATTCAAATATACAACTATGCCACTCATAAATGTAACTGTGCTATATATGTTTGAATACTTCCCAGTAACGCAGATTTTTACACGATCGCAGTTTTGGAACTGTGCTCGAAACACTGATCAAATTTAGGTCGGATAACATTACATTTTCTCATAATTTAAGGCCCAACTTATTTTATCAGTATGATCACGCCACTGACTTCTATCAACAAGGAAGAATGTATTACGATGCTATTGGAGAGAGAATTCGATTTATCGAAGAAACTATGGAAAATGATACGAGATCAGCCGAAGATATCCTTGTCCTCTACCGCGAGGTAAATATCGAACCGATATTTTGGCACTGATTCAAAATCGTTGATAGTTCAATGGCCTATAGGTACAATTTTCGGTATATAGATAAGAGTAGAATCTGACTCGCTCTGCAAAAAAGAACataatgaaattcaaaaattcgattgaaaaTGTTTATTCACCAAATTCGATGGTTCTCACTTATGGCTGATTGAACGGCTCAAAACATTGCGTGATGGATGTCTAAACATTTACAGAGAAAAGAATACAAAGTGGACCTGAAAACTCGTAAATGCACAAAATCAGAGCCCAAGATGGAATTCCGCCCGATTGGCGTCGAAAAAGGATATAAACACGTTAGTGACATAACCATTGGAGCCCCGCCCGGAGATGGTGTAGGATTGGGTGTATGGGTCATGACAGAAAATTCCACGACCGTTCAAGGTATACAAAGATAAAATCTCAACTAATTCAGAACATGTTTTTTGAGTACTGTTCGATACATTACGTACGAAGTCTAATAAATTTGATGCAATTTAATTGAATTATACGGTATGGGTAAACACGGTATTTGCTGTGATTCTGTGTGTAAGGCTGTTTAGTTCAAATTTTTTACACAAATCATAAAAAAGAATTAGAGCACATCATTTTCCGTACTCGAACCTAATAGATATATACATTCAACACTTTTCTTTTTATGCTTTAGGAACCTTTGTTTCTGAATTTACACACCGGGACTGCATTCCATTTTATCACGAATTTCGAGGCATGATGCATGGACAGACGTTGCATTTTCACAGAACGTAAGACTAATACTTTTACAATGTTTGttgaaatatcttgaaaaattgttattGCTTACTATTAAGAAATATCTAATGCGATGCTGaataaaaaaatctatatattttcCTCAGTTGAAAGCAccgatttgaaataaaaattgaatgataTTTGTCATGTCTTTTTTGCGCAATTTTGTTTCTGTTATAACAGTGATAGTATTCGAATTATTCAACCCAATTCTGCCTATTTCAGATATTTCGATGTCACCCTGAGAGAGTTTGGTCACGAAGAATTTGCTATTCCGAAGGAATGCATGGCTGATTTCGATACTACGCTGCTTTGAATGAATCTTCCAGTTCTGACGATATCAActcaaataattgtttaatgACCACTCAACAATGTTCCAGATCAATCGAAATATAATTGCATtatcataatttttaaatatattttcatctttatttttgatttataaatttagGCTCCAAAAGTATCGAATAAATCAAGcatattaaatcatatttgttGATTTACttaaaatgttaatattgaaTTGCAAGATGAATTGGAGTCTGCATACCGACTTTCTTCAACAGTGAGAATTGCCATTATGCCAACCATCTTTTGATTTGATGTTCAGCTTAgtcaaaatatttaatgttaCTGATGTaggaaaatttgattttctaatTGCCTAGCTTTTTATAATGTTCTGTATATTTGGATAAAGCAAAAATGCAAATAGTTGAGTCAATAGTTTTGAATTTGAGCAAGGCAAGCTGTTTCAAGTGAGAGTTGAAACGCTTTAAATCTAGAATGTTTTGCCATTTAGATTATTTCGACAAAAATAAGCAATGAGGAGCGGATACTAAAAAGTTATGTGAACTAAATGGTAGTAGTCGTCCTATATTATTGGTTTGTCTTTTTATTATAGACCTGATGGTTTAAAGTTTAAACCATATAAACTGCTTAAATAAGCTCTATAAAAACATGATAATGCTTTGTACAgccattaaatatttattcaacagTATTGTAAAAGggaaaaattttgaacaaaatcatCACTCTCCGATTTTTGAACAAATACAATCCCATTCGATAAGTCTTCGCTAAACAAAAATTAGACCAAATACTTTCTATTCCCAAAAAATTCCAAATATATAGTGTTTGACATATCCTGACAATGAGAACGATTTTCGAGTATAGGAcgagaaaaaattgtttttcatattGCAAATACCCCAACATATCACGCAAAACTCAACGCCACACTAGAGAGTGTTTTCGGCATTTATACAATCCACTATATGAGCGGCTATAGCTTTCAGTCACGTAATGCAGCGGTTCTTGATTTTCAAAGACAGATCCACGTTAAAAGATTTTCAAACACTTCTACTCGTGGATACACATGTTTAGGGAGCGATTCCGACATCAGAAACACTCTTCATCAAATATCGTTTTAGATGTATTTTAGGTAGTTTGAATGTAGCCTGCATACCAGCGAGGACCTATCGCATTCCATGGTTCAGGGCCCGGAAAACGttttattgaatcaaatataaTAGAAAACCCATAGGCCTATCATAACCACAATTTTCGTTTTATCTATGACGATAATACTGTAtctaaatctattctaacctcgTCAATTGATTTTTCCGGAGTTTATTGTATAAAATACTTTATTGGTTGAAAAAACGAGGTGAAATAATGCAGATTAAACATGCCTTATTTTATGACCTATATAACAGTTCTTTGATTAAGAACACAAATAGCTGTAACACAAAGCCAATGGCTCTGTAATGCAGAATTCTACCGGCTCCAAAATTTCGAAGTAATACACTTTCATACAAGAACGTAAAACCAGGTAACCCCTTATTCAGGAGGTTGGATGGTTTTGACGTTAAAATTTATTACGAGTTTGATAGAAAACATTTCGAGTAAAACCCTGTTCAACCCACTCAAACCTCACCGTACCGTAATGACCTACTTAGGCTACATTattaataagtaaataaaatgtGAGAGCATCTGTTTGCTTGATTCTACTCAGCGCATGTCACTCAGATGTGTTGTCAAATATGTTGCGGGCCGCATGCAATTTTtggtatatttttataatttataccaTATTactaatatattgttatatgtAGTTTGCGTCATATATTGCGACTCAATTCATTATCCAGTCCAGGTGttgttatttaaaaatggaAACGACATTCACATTCATTACATTGATGGAATTGGGACAAATTAAACAGTGTGACTTCGAACAATGCAGGAATATTGAAATtcccttttttttaaaatgcgACCTTCTGCATTTACCTAACGTTGTTTATATTCACTGGAATGCCTTCTTCGGGGTTTTATTCGCTAGCTATAGATTCTCTATCTGCTCTATCATCTTCTATCAGATTAGTGGTTTCCATCATTTTTTGACACATTACCCCTTGGCCAATTTTTAAGCTCCTGATTCCTCCCCAACTACGCATAAAAACACCATTTGCATCCTTTATATTTACGATACGTGCGACTGGTACTCTGGCTTTTGTATTTTCTccaatttttaattcatttattaaatcTTTTTACGATTAAAACTTTTCACTTATTTTTCGCCAGTATCCCAACAACTCCCATGGCTGCCTTACCTATGGCCGCTACGCTACTGATACTAATAATAAATAGTGGAAAAATATTAGTGATGCAACCAGCaaatacaaaatacaatttCATCCCCAAACACAATCAATTTTCCTCTTATTAGATTCAAAAATAGACTCAATAGGCTGTTTGATACAATACCTGCCATGATCAACCATGCCAAAAGCCACTACGTTATCAAAATTGGTTGCGATTAAACCAGTCCAGCCATATTTTGTGACAGATAGAGACATAAACATTTTAACTTAACCAAGCGTTTTTTTAAATAGTGTGTAAAAACTCGCCCCGTAACATTTCTCCCCGATCTACCCTAAACATACAACTCTTGAATATAGGACTGTGTTTTtgctaataaaaaaaatacaaatttatgcaatatatttatgcaatgtaatcaatcattttttaattgGGGCCTCAATTTTGACAGGTAATTACAATGTTTGGCTTGACTATCTTGATATTAAAGGTTTAATCTTGAGGGTTCCGGCCCTTCGCAACTATCTTGATACAATTAACTGGAGATGTTTCGGTCTCTACACAAATATTGCGTCATTACATGCAACGTATTTCCAAATCTCTATTCCCATACAGGAAAAGGCTC
This is a stretch of genomic DNA from Styela clava chromosome 2, kaStyClav1.hap1.2, whole genome shotgun sequence. It encodes these proteins:
- the LOC120336496 gene encoding ependymin-1-like, with the translated sequence MFKILFIVSVCSVVVFAQERTCVAPRHFESRVYQYDHATDFYQQGRMYYDAIGERIRFIEETMENDTRSAEDILVLYRERKEYKVDLKTRKCTKSEPKMEFRPIGVEKGYKHVSDITIGAPPGDGVGLGVWVMTENSTTVQGTFVSEFTHRDCIPFYHEFRGMMHGQTLHFHRTYFDVTLREFGHEEFAIPKECMADFDTTLL